In Nostoc sp. CENA543, a single genomic region encodes these proteins:
- a CDS encoding PAS domain S-box protein — translation MSVNSYQESALDITTVVQLSQAIAGELVLSDLLPNLIYIFMEHTEADFGFLVMEKDGEWVIEAAGQLQLGEISINSLLQSLPIANYLSQSIIHQVAQTQTSIVLNNVTPIDTFTTIADIQYHQSQSLLCVPLVNQGQLEGILYLEKQENKPFSGYHLALVETLSGQTAIALAHAQLYTQIKERENQLAQILKALPIGVALHDTTGKIVYANSIAARLAGDDSARAATIAEISQAYHLYRGSTEQPYPTAELPIVRALAGETLTVDDMVLVQGNRAIALEVASTPIYNDQGQTVYALCAMQDITERKQVEIALKESEERFRQLAENIDAIFWMRASDQFQVLYISQAYTRIFGGSATDIFENPQSFFNFVHPEDLDKIQTVIVNSQDNFELEYRIVRPDGEIRWIRDRSFPIRDTKGNIYRYAGIAEDITERKQADAKIREQATLIDISTDAIFVQDLENRISFWNESAKRLYGWTAETAIGQNAIQLLFHPDETPLLAKEIQPALTHQGAWQGELHQVTQDGRKITVASRWTLVRDDQGQPKSILVTNTDITEKKQIEQQFLRAQRLESIGTLASGIAHDLNNVLSPISMSLDLLEKKLSDQQSRQLVKMLDSNVKRGAALIKQVLSFSRGVSGKRMIIQVKHIVSEIQHIIQQTFPKGIEFSTNIAPELWTISADATQLNQVIMNLCINARDAMPNGGCLRIVGANIFIDELSVQKYPEAEVGCYVMLAVTDTGMGIPPEILERMFEPFFTTKEIGKGTGLGLSTVIGIIRSHGGFINVETTVGKGSQFQVYLPAVTGQQSQPPAAQDIPKGNGELILVVDDEQSIREMAKALLLNHNYRVLTANNGVDAIAVYIQHKTEISVILVDMVMPDMDGITTIHTLQKINPTAKIIASSGLLSSDKLAEVASSGVQAFLPKPYTLPELLRTIYLVNGQ, via the coding sequence ATGAGTGTCAATAGTTACCAAGAGTCTGCCTTAGATATCACTACAGTAGTACAACTATCACAAGCAATTGCAGGTGAACTTGTGCTGTCTGACTTACTCCCGAACTTAATCTACATATTTATGGAGCATACTGAGGCGGACTTTGGCTTTTTAGTGATGGAGAAAGATGGGGAATGGGTGATAGAAGCGGCTGGGCAGTTACAATTAGGAGAAATTAGCATTAACAGTCTATTGCAGTCTCTGCCAATTGCTAATTATTTATCTCAAAGTATTATCCATCAAGTAGCCCAAACGCAGACAAGTATTGTTTTAAATAATGTAACTCCCATAGATACATTTACAACCATTGCTGACATTCAATATCATCAATCCCAATCTCTGCTGTGTGTACCACTAGTTAACCAAGGGCAACTCGAAGGCATACTTTATTTAGAGAAACAGGAAAACAAACCTTTTAGTGGGTACCACTTAGCACTGGTAGAAACTTTATCAGGACAAACAGCGATCGCTCTAGCTCATGCCCAACTGTACACCCAAATTAAAGAACGGGAAAATCAACTAGCGCAAATATTAAAAGCTCTTCCCATTGGTGTAGCTCTGCACGACACAACTGGCAAAATTGTCTACGCCAATTCTATTGCCGCGCGACTAGCTGGTGATGACAGCGCGCGAGCAGCCACAATTGCGGAAATTTCCCAAGCTTATCACCTGTATCGAGGCTCAACTGAACAACCTTATCCCACAGCCGAACTGCCAATTGTCCGCGCTTTAGCGGGAGAAACATTAACAGTCGATGATATGGTTTTAGTGCAAGGTAATCGTGCGATCGCCCTCGAAGTAGCCAGTACACCAATTTATAATGATCAAGGGCAGACAGTCTATGCACTCTGCGCTATGCAAGATATTACCGAGCGCAAACAAGTAGAAATCGCCCTCAAAGAAAGTGAAGAACGCTTCCGTCAGCTAGCAGAAAATATTGATGCGATCTTCTGGATGAGAGCCAGTGATCAGTTTCAGGTATTGTATATCAGTCAAGCTTATACTCGCATCTTTGGAGGCTCTGCCACCGATATATTTGAGAATCCTCAATCCTTTTTTAATTTTGTCCATCCAGAAGATTTAGATAAAATCCAGACCGTCATCGTCAATTCCCAAGATAACTTTGAGCTAGAGTATCGTATTGTTCGCCCAGATGGTGAAATTCGCTGGATACGCGATCGCAGTTTTCCCATCCGCGACACCAAAGGGAACATCTATCGCTATGCTGGAATTGCAGAAGATATCACCGAACGCAAGCAAGCAGACGCAAAAATTCGGGAACAGGCTACCTTAATTGATATTTCCACTGACGCGATTTTCGTCCAGGATTTAGAAAATCGCATTTCATTTTGGAATGAAAGTGCTAAACGTTTATACGGTTGGACAGCCGAAACTGCGATCGGCCAAAATGCCATCCAACTCTTATTTCACCCAGATGAAACCCCACTGCTAGCCAAAGAAATTCAACCTGCACTGACTCACCAAGGTGCTTGGCAAGGTGAACTGCATCAAGTCACCCAAGACGGTAGAAAAATCACCGTTGCTAGTCGTTGGACTCTCGTTCGTGATGATCAAGGACAGCCAAAATCCATTTTAGTCACCAATACCGACATTACAGAGAAAAAACAAATCGAACAACAATTTCTCCGCGCCCAAAGGCTAGAAAGTATCGGTACGTTAGCTAGTGGTATTGCCCATGACTTAAATAATGTGCTTTCTCCCATATCCATGTCATTAGACTTATTAGAAAAAAAATTATCTGATCAACAAAGCCGACAATTAGTCAAAATGCTCGATAGCAACGTCAAGCGAGGAGCAGCATTAATCAAACAAGTATTGTCGTTTTCCAGGGGTGTATCAGGAAAACGCATGATTATTCAGGTCAAGCACATAGTTTCAGAAATCCAGCACATCATTCAGCAGACATTTCCTAAAGGTATAGAATTTTCCACGAATATCGCCCCAGAACTATGGACAATCAGTGCTGATGCCACGCAACTCAACCAAGTGATCATGAACTTGTGCATTAATGCTCGTGATGCTATGCCTAACGGTGGTTGTTTGCGAATCGTGGGAGCAAATATTTTCATCGATGAATTATCTGTGCAGAAATATCCAGAAGCCGAAGTGGGTTGTTATGTGATGCTAGCTGTCACAGATACAGGTATGGGTATTCCTCCTGAGATACTAGAGAGAATGTTTGAGCCATTTTTTACTACCAAAGAAATCGGTAAGGGAACCGGATTAGGATTATCAACGGTAATTGGTATCATCAGAAGTCATGGCGGATTTATCAATGTCGAAACTACAGTAGGGAAGGGTAGTCAATTTCAGGTATACCTACCAGCCGTCACCGGTCAACAATCACAACCTCCAGCCGCTCAAGATATCCCCAAAGGTAATGGGGAATTAATTTTAGTGGTAGATGATGAACAATCAATTCGAGAAATGGCGAAAGCATTGCTGTTGAATCATAACTATCGGGTGTTAACAGCTAATAATGGTGTTGATGCGATCGCTGTATATATTCAGCACAAAACCGAGATTAGTGTGATACTAGTAGATATGGTCATGCCAGATATGGACGGCATTACAACCATCCACACACTACAAAAAATCAACCCTACTGCTAAAATTATTGCCTCTAGTGGATTATTATCCAGCGATAAACTAGCTGAAGTGGCTAGTTCTGGTGTCCAAGCGTTTTTACCCAAGCCCTACACTCTACCAGAATTATTACGGACGATATATTTGGTCAATGGTCAATAG
- a CDS encoding TetR/AcrR family transcriptional regulator, with protein MSRTAHTRSRLIKAATEVFADAGLTGATTREIARVAGVNEVTLFRHFQTKEQLLAAVIQQAMALQAQMLAYQDEWTQDLQIDLRHYARLCNRMMEEHEALIRTFIGEAKRNPEVARQILYDADQALREQLVTYLKKAQNKGKVRTDVDLRAAVDSFTGMLLYGMLRRGHATGTLGYSRACYIETCVQILLSSLEI; from the coding sequence ATGTCAAGAACAGCGCACACTCGCTCACGGTTAATCAAGGCGGCAACTGAAGTATTCGCTGATGCAGGGTTAACTGGAGCTACTACCAGAGAAATTGCGCGGGTAGCAGGAGTCAATGAAGTTACTTTGTTTCGCCATTTTCAAACTAAGGAGCAACTTTTAGCGGCTGTGATTCAGCAAGCTATGGCTTTACAGGCACAAATGTTGGCTTATCAGGATGAATGGACTCAGGATTTACAGATTGACTTGAGACATTATGCGCGGTTGTGTAATCGCATGATGGAAGAACACGAAGCTCTGATTCGGACATTTATTGGAGAGGCTAAACGCAATCCAGAAGTAGCTCGTCAAATTTTATACGATGCAGACCAAGCTTTGCGAGAACAACTAGTTACCTATCTCAAAAAAGCTCAGAATAAGGGAAAAGTACGTACAGATGTAGATTTGCGGGCTGCTGTCGATAGTTTTACTGGAATGCTATTGTACGGAATGTTACGCCGAGGTCATGCGACTGGTACATTAGGTTATAGTCGTGCTTGTTACATTGAAACCTGTGTGCAGATATTGCTCAGTAGCTTAGAGATATAG